A window of Sphingobacterium kitahiroshimense genomic DNA:
TCATAGAAAACAGCCGATTGACCAGGAGCAATACCTTTTACATTATGTACAAAGTCGATCTTTACCATGTCCCCCTGTTGTGAGATTGTAGATAGAGCACCAGCATCTTTATAACGCACCTTAGATATCGCTTCCATAGGCTGCTCCAAAGAAGCATATTTAACCAAATTTACATTCCGCACATAAGCGAATGATTTTTCAAGCTCATGTTCTTCACCCAGCACCACGGTATTACTCTCCGGAAGGATCTCGACTACAAACATCGGTTTACCCAATGCGATACCAAGACCTTTACGCTGTCCGATCGTAAAATAAGGATAACCGATATGCTGTCCTACCACAGTACCATCTGTTAGGATAAAGTTACCAGGACCGATCTGTTGATCCAAAGTAGGCACTTTATGTCTTAAGAATGCACGGTAGTCATTATCCGGTACAAAACAGATTTCATAGCTTTCCGCTTTATTAGCAAGCTCCACCTGTCCCATATCCAATGCCATCTGGCGAATTTCTTTTTTCGTGAACGATCCCAATGGAAATTGCGTACGTGCCAGGTTTTCCTGTGCAACACCCCAAAGTACATAAGACTGATCTTTGTTTTCATCCTTACCTTTCGAAATCACGTAACGGTTATTATCGTGAAGACGAATATTGGCATAGTGACCTGTAGCAATAAATTCGCAGTCCAATTTATTGGCGCGTTTCATTAAAGCCTCCCATTTGATATGGGTATTACACAATACACAAGGGTTTGGCGTACGGCCGGCAATATATTCATCAACAAAGTTGTCAATAACAAAATCGCCAAACTCATCTCTAATATCCAGTATATAATGTGGGAAACCATAATTCACCGCCAAAGAACGTGCATCGTTGATACTATCCAAGCTACAGCATCCGGTCTCCTTAGACGAGCCACCAGAAGCAGCATAGTCCCAAGTCTTCATCGTGATCCCTATGACTTCATATCCTTGTTCATGAAGCATGACAGCCGCGACCGAACTGTCAACACCCCCACTCATAGCAACTAATACTCTTCCTCTTTTACTCATTTTATTTTATTGAAATGCAAAGAT
This region includes:
- the mnmA gene encoding tRNA 2-thiouridine(34) synthase MnmA — translated: MSKRGRVLVAMSGGVDSSVAAVMLHEQGYEVIGITMKTWDYAASGGSSKETGCCSLDSINDARSLAVNYGFPHYILDIRDEFGDFVIDNFVDEYIAGRTPNPCVLCNTHIKWEALMKRANKLDCEFIATGHYANIRLHDNNRYVISKGKDENKDQSYVLWGVAQENLARTQFPLGSFTKKEIRQMALDMGQVELANKAESYEICFVPDNDYRAFLRHKVPTLDQQIGPGNFILTDGTVVGQHIGYPYFTIGQRKGLGIALGKPMFVVEILPESNTVVLGEEHELEKSFAYVRNVNLVKYASLEQPMEAISKVRYKDAGALSTISQQGDMVKIDFVHNVKGIAPGQSAVFYEGNDLIGGGFLMK